In Aspergillus luchuensis IFO 4308 DNA, chromosome 1, nearly complete sequence, the following are encoded in one genomic region:
- a CDS encoding oxidoreductase, 2OG-Fe(II) oxygenase family (COG:E;~EggNog:ENOG410PNBR;~InterPro:IPR006620,IPR005123;~PFAM:PF13640;~go_function: GO:0005506 - iron ion binding [Evidence IEA];~go_function: GO:0016491 - oxidoreductase activity [Evidence IEA];~go_function: GO:0016705 - oxidoreductase activity, acting on paired donors, with incorporation or reduction of molecular oxygen [Evidence IEA];~go_function: GO:0031418 - L-ascorbic acid binding [Evidence IEA];~go_process: GO:0055114 - oxidation-reduction process [Evidence IEA]) codes for MPKLSLSTLLTSLFYLLPLYLFVIAPLLRQLFPVTQDIFDPDIDATTESDISLDPEILSLPDGIIPTCPEDTYRVHLLSKDPLIIYIEDFLSTSEADHLVKISEPNYSPSIIYNGQTTKVDPSTRLSDRALLPRDNTVRCLESRAAAFQGWKPHLYIERMWAQRYNVSGHYKHHFDWAGSVARGGDRLSTFMVYLGDECEGGGTNFPRLKMPRGEQWCRFLDCEMAQNENVSGITFKPIKGNAIFWENLRSDGTGYPETWHAAFPVTQGMKVGLNIWSWYQPPSRGRR; via the exons ATGCCcaaactctccctctccaccctcctcacctccctcttctACCTCCTTCCGCTCTacctcttcgtcatcgctcccctcctccgccaactcTTCCCGGTAACCCAGGACATCTTCGACCCAGACATCGACGCAACAACAGAAAGCGACATCTCACTGGACCCCGAGATCCTCAGCCTTCCCGACGGAATCATCCCAACATGTCCCGAAGACACCTATCGAGtccacctcctctccaaggACCCGCTAATCATCTACATTGAAGatttcctctccacctctGAAGCCGATCACCTAGTAAAGATAAG TGAACCAAACTACTCCCCCTCAATAATCTACAACGGCCAAACCACCAAAGTCGACCCCTCAACCCGACTCTCCGACcgcgccctcctcccccgcgaCAACACCGTCCGGTGCCTCGAATCCCGCGCCGCCGCCTTCCAAGGCTGGAAACCACACCTCTACATCGAGCGCATGTGGGCCCAACGCTACAACGTCTCCGGTCACTACAAGCACCATTTCGACTGGGCGGGATCTGTTGCCCGCGGCGGCGACAGACTCAGCACCTTCATGGTATACCTAGGCGATGAGTGCGAAGGCGGTGGCACGAATTTCCCCCGTCTGAAGATGCCGCGCGGAGAACAGTGGTGTCGGTTTCTGGACTGCGAGATGGCTCAAAATGAGAATGTATCTGGGATCACTTTCAAACCTATCAAGGGGAATGCCATCTTCTGGGAGAACTTGAGGTCTGATGGGACGGGGTATCCGGAAACTTGGCACGCTGCGTTTCCGGTCACTCAGGGGATGAAGGTGGGGCTGAATATTTGGAGTTGGTATCAGCCGCCGTCTAGGGGGAGGAGGTAA